CGGCCATGCAGGTGGTTCTGGGCGGCGGTGTCGACCCGCAGGGACGTGGGTTCATCGCCGAGAAAATCGTGAAAGTGCCGACCAAGCGCATTCCGGAAGTGATCCGTCGTTTGCTTGATGGCTTCCAGGAAGATCGCCAGGGTGGAGAATACTTCAACGATTATTTTCAGCGGCTGGGCAAAATGCACTTTTATCACCTGCTGAAGCCTCTGGCGGAACTGGACGTGCAAGACGAAGAAGCTTTCCGTGATTGGGGCGAAGAAGCCTTGTTCCAACCTGAAATCGGGACGGGCGAGTGCGCCGGTATTTCGTACGACGTAGTCGGTGGTATTCTGGGCGACGCCGAAGAGAAGCTGGTGCGGGCCGAGAAAACTCTGGCCGAGCAATCGTGGGCGGAGGCGTTGTACTACGCTTACACGTCGCTGGTAATCGGTGCCAAAGGCCTTCTGCTGGCGAAAGACGTTTCGTGCAATACCCAGAAGGGCATCTTGCAAGATTTCGACGCGCACTATGTGCAACAAGGCGAGTTTGTGCTGCCCGGTTCGGCCAGCAACTTCGAAGCGTTTGCCGAGCGCATCAGCCAGCACGAGCCCGAAGAAGCTTTTGCGCGGCAGTACGTAAGCGACGCGCGGGCCTTTCTGGAGCATACCCAGGAAGTACGTCAGCGTCAGCTCGACAAAACCGTCATCAACCACTATTACAAAGCGTAAGCATGCAGAAGAAACTCACGTTGGTCGGAGCCGGACCAGGCGACCCGGAACTCATCAGCCTGAAGGGCGTTCGCGCGCTGCAACAGGCCGATGTGGTGCTGTACGACGCGCTGGTGCATCCTGACCTGCTTGAGTACGTGTCGCCCCGCGCGCACCAAGTATTTGTCGGCAAGCGTGCGGGTCATCATTACCTCGCGCAGGAGGAAATCAACCGCCTGATTGTTCAGTACGCGACGCAATACGGACATGTCGTCCGGCTGAAGGGCGGTGACCCGTTTGTGTTCGGGCGCGGTCACGAAGAGTTGACCTACGCACGCGAGCACGGACTGGAGGTCTCGGTAGTGCCGGGGATCAGCAGCGCGACGTCGCTGGCGGCCCTGCAAGAAGTGCCGCTGACCTGCCGGGGTGTGAACGAAAGCTTCTGGGTGCTGACCGGTACGACAAAAGCCGGTACGCTTTCGGAAGACGTTGCCCTGGCAGCCCGCTCGTCGGCAACGGTCATCGTGCTGATGGGCGTCAACAAGCTGACCGAAATTGCGGCGCAGTTCAGCACCCGCGGCAAAGGCGACCTTCCGGTGATGATCATCCAAAATGGAAGTCTACCCGACGAACGGGTGATACTGGGCACGGTCGACACGATCGTTTCGATCGCGCAAACTGAAGGCATCGGCTCACCGGCGATTCTGGTCTTTGGGCAGGTGGTGGCGCTTCATCCCAAATTTACCCTGGAGTACGCCCTTTCGTACGCACAACCCGCTTGAACGATGACTGCCAATCCACTCTACCCCGTCTTTCTGAAGCTCGATCAGGTACCGGTGCTCATCGTAGGTGCCGGGCCGGTGGGATACGAAAAGCTGTTTTTCATTCTGAAAAGCAGCCCTAACGCCCGCATTACGGTCGTCGCCATCGAAGTCTCGGCCGAGGTAGAGGAGTTGCTGCAACAGTATCCTCATCTCGAGGTGCGGCGGCGGGCTTACCAGCCTTCCGACCTGGAGGGGAATAAACTGGTGATTGTGGCGACGGGCATCCGGGAAATGGGCGTGCAGATTCGGGAAGAGGCCCATGCCCGCAACATGCTGGTTAATGTGGCCGACACGCCCGACCTCTGCGACCTCTACCTGGGTAGTATCGTGACGCGCGGCAACCTGAAAGTCGCCATTTCGACCAATGGTCAGTCGCCCACGTTCGCGAAGCGC
The sequence above is a segment of the Catalinimonas alkaloidigena genome. Coding sequences within it:
- the cobA gene encoding uroporphyrinogen-III C-methyltransferase — translated: MQKKLTLVGAGPGDPELISLKGVRALQQADVVLYDALVHPDLLEYVSPRAHQVFVGKRAGHHYLAQEEINRLIVQYATQYGHVVRLKGGDPFVFGRGHEELTYAREHGLEVSVVPGISSATSLAALQEVPLTCRGVNESFWVLTGTTKAGTLSEDVALAARSSATVIVLMGVNKLTEIAAQFSTRGKGDLPVMIIQNGSLPDERVILGTVDTIVSIAQTEGIGSPAILVFGQVVALHPKFTLEYALSYAQPA
- a CDS encoding bifunctional precorrin-2 dehydrogenase/sirohydrochlorin ferrochelatase encodes the protein MTANPLYPVFLKLDQVPVLIVGAGPVGYEKLFFILKSSPNARITVVAIEVSAEVEELLQQYPHLEVRRRAYQPSDLEGNKLVIVATGIREMGVQIREEAHARNMLVNVADTPDLCDLYLGSIVTRGNLKVAISTNGQSPTFAKRFRQMLEEVLPEEIPDLLQHLKAVRDRLSGDFEDKVKQLNDLTAQLLETGPAPEQKTGSSSESSPETN